The following nucleotide sequence is from Halogeometricum sp. S3BR5-2.
CCCGCACGCCCGGAATGGTCGGTCGCGAGCGACGCGGAGGGCGGCAGCGGCGAGCGGGGCGGGCCGCGACGACCCACCTAGCTAACCGATTCCGACACTCGAGGAACCAGCCGATCTCCTGGTGGACTCAGAAAGGGCGAGGACGACTCGGTCGTCCCCCGACCCCGCAAGCACCGAGCGACGAAGGAGCGAGACGCGCAGCGGCGTTCTCGTGAGCGCAGCGAACGAGGGCCAGCGAGACGCAGTCTCGCGCGGTCGCGGGATGCCGAGCGGCCGAGGGCTTTCGAGGGCGTCCACTCACTGTATTTATCAGGTCCGGTGGCGCTATGTTGGATATGGGATTCGGACCGAGCATTTCGGTTCCGACCATAACGGGAACACAGGTCGTCTACCCAGCACGGCTCCTTGCAGCGTGGGCCGTACTCACTGTCACGGGGCTTGTCCTTGAACGCGTCATCCGCCGGATCCAATACTGGATTGTCAAGATTACTGGAACGCATACGTTCGGCTGGTACTCGTTCCTTCACAGCGATCACCAAGACGACTTGAGAGAGACGGAGACGTACACGGTTGCGGATCTCAAGGACCGACTCGACTGGGAACGCAAGTGGTGGCGTCGAACAACACGACGAGGCGTCCGCGCCGTCGTGATCGCGCCGGTGGTCGAGGAACTCACGTTTCGCGGCGGCCCATACCTGCTGGCGGTAACCTTGGGCGTCGCTCAACTCCCACTGTTGGTCGCTGGGTCAGTCCTGTGGGCGTACCTCCATACCCGGAATCCACGCCGCTACCGCCGGGGAACCCTCCCAGTGTTCGTCAGCGGATTGCTGAGCCTGTATCTGTGGCTGATAGGGCTCTGGTGGCTGGCGATCCTGGTGCATGCAGGCAACAATCTGGTGGCAATAGCGCTGGAAGCTAGCGAGAAGTGGTGGCGGCGCTGGCAGCATTCGTTCTCACCAGGCGAAGAATACACCGTGACAGTCGACGACCGGAGCCCACAACCGGATCGTCATGGCCTGTATCGAGCGTACACACCGGCTGAGGAGACACTCCACGTCGCCGACGTCGAACCAGGTGAGACGACGCGGGTGCGAGTGGCAACGACGGTTGGATTCCACGGCTACGCGTATCCCATCACCGAATCGGGCCAAGCCGACTAAACTGCCTTAACCAACAGTAGAGTGGAATGGCTGCCAGTGTTGGTTAATAGAACGATGGTCTGGCGATAGCATCAACCACACCACCGCTTCCTGAGCTTCGGTAGATACCACAGGGCATACCCCATGAAGGATCGCCGATCGCCGCGGAACG
It contains:
- a CDS encoding CPBP family intramembrane glutamic endopeptidase; the encoded protein is MGFGPSISVPTITGTQVVYPARLLAAWAVLTVTGLVLERVIRRIQYWIVKITGTHTFGWYSFLHSDHQDDLRETETYTVADLKDRLDWERKWWRRTTRRGVRAVVIAPVVEELTFRGGPYLLAVTLGVAQLPLLVAGSVLWAYLHTRNPRRYRRGTLPVFVSGLLSLYLWLIGLWWLAILVHAGNNLVAIALEASEKWWRRWQHSFSPGEEYTVTVDDRSPQPDRHGLYRAYTPAEETLHVADVEPGETTRVRVATTVGFHGYAYPITESGQAD